Proteins found in one Gemmatimonadota bacterium genomic segment:
- a CDS encoding phytanoyl-CoA dioxygenase family protein, producing the protein MKITGASNMADNIPIEHRFHFDLSGFLVLRNVLTPEECETTLNVLSDLESRTYKDEWMASAPTFGRPKPLPTCDKSREFQVRLNGLLRLDPVFDLMIAHPKVVPYLKAFMGEPQLINTWSISKFKEAQQGGWHRGVPTTDYSYRNGDIRSRMLNTVYFLTDNGPDDGCVVAVPGSHKSNFDLSWQAYQGLDLPGAVAVTGKAGDVLLFSETVIHNGLPKTTEPVRSNLYFNYTHAHYNVMMREPPNGYHRCLPPEIRKRFNEAQKAMTRWMELARWDV; encoded by the coding sequence ATGAAGATAACAGGAGCATCAAATATGGCAGATAATATACCAATCGAACACCGGTTCCATTTTGACCTGAGCGGCTTTCTGGTCCTTCGCAATGTATTGACACCCGAAGAATGTGAAACCACTCTGAATGTCCTGTCTGATTTGGAAAGCAGGACATACAAAGATGAATGGATGGCATCTGCACCCACTTTTGGCAGACCAAAACCACTACCAACCTGTGATAAGAGTCGAGAATTTCAGGTCCGTTTGAATGGTCTCTTACGGCTTGATCCCGTTTTTGACCTGATGATCGCACATCCGAAAGTCGTGCCTTATCTGAAGGCATTTATGGGTGAACCACAACTCATCAACACCTGGTCGATTTCTAAATTCAAGGAAGCGCAACAGGGGGGGTGGCATCGCGGCGTGCCAACGACGGATTACAGTTATCGAAACGGCGATATTCGCTCTCGGATGCTCAATACCGTGTACTTTTTAACAGATAATGGACCCGACGATGGGTGTGTGGTGGCTGTACCGGGTTCACACAAGAGCAATTTTGATCTGAGCTGGCAGGCGTATCAGGGATTGGATCTTCCAGGCGCCGTCGCAGTAACGGGCAAGGCAGGCGATGTCTTACTCTTTTCCGAGACCGTCATCCACAATGGACTGCCCAAGACCACAGAGCCGGTGCGATCCAATCTGTATTTCAACTACACACACGCACACTATAATGTGATGATGCGCGAGCCGCCAAATGGATACCACAGATGTCTTCCGCCAGAGATCCGCAAACGGTTTAATGAAGCGCAAAAAGCAATGACGCGGTGGATGGAATTGGCAAGGTGGGATGTGTAG
- a CDS encoding sulfatase-like hydrolase/transferase has translation MAKPNILLLMTDQQRADAMGCTGGWVETPNMDRIANEGVRFSNCVTNSPICVPARLSLATGHYPHNTGVWNHQDHTLSADAKTWTQVVRSCGYRTSLFGKTHLHPTSGDLRSREHLLHAYGLDDVNEIGGPRACANCVSHMTSMWKKKSLWEKYKADLAERSRTKRYLVRPSAVGLEDYYDVYVGQQAKGYLESYDRSEPWFCWVSFGGPHMPYDTPEPYASKYHPDAMPSPVPYPGDERKRPRGTLDDILDNRPTFDPGEEKILRADYAGNVTLIDDQIGEILLAIEARGELDDTVILLVSDHGEMNGDCGILAKSNFMNGAVRVPLVIRTPDTVGRSAAGKTCASHTEWFDAGPTLAELAGGEIEYPQFAKSLCPMLADPSIEHRSEAISEYGGDVMLLNHDWKIALNKEGEAYLLFDVKNDPSEVNNLVGRADMADVENSLKLRILERMMESQVYTGARFAG, from the coding sequence ATGGCGAAACCGAATATTCTGCTCTTGATGACGGATCAACAGCGTGCAGATGCGATGGGCTGCACTGGTGGCTGGGTTGAAACGCCGAATATGGATCGGATCGCAAATGAAGGCGTGAGGTTTTCTAATTGCGTTACGAATTCGCCTATCTGTGTACCTGCAAGGCTGAGCCTGGCTACGGGACACTACCCTCACAATACGGGTGTGTGGAATCATCAGGACCATACCCTGTCGGCCGACGCGAAAACGTGGACCCAAGTTGTCAGGTCCTGTGGGTATCGAACCAGCCTGTTCGGCAAGACACACCTGCATCCTACGTCAGGCGACTTGCGCAGTCGAGAGCACCTGCTGCACGCCTATGGGCTGGATGATGTGAATGAAATTGGGGGCCCACGGGCGTGCGCAAACTGCGTTTCTCATATGACTTCGATGTGGAAAAAAAAGAGTCTGTGGGAAAAGTACAAAGCGGACCTCGCTGAGCGTTCCAGAACCAAACGGTACCTGGTGCGGCCCTCGGCAGTGGGGCTGGAGGACTATTACGATGTATATGTAGGCCAGCAGGCCAAAGGCTATCTAGAAAGCTATGATCGCTCCGAGCCGTGGTTTTGCTGGGTGAGTTTTGGCGGACCACATATGCCTTATGACACACCTGAACCGTACGCGAGCAAGTACCACCCCGACGCCATGCCCAGTCCGGTTCCTTATCCCGGAGATGAGCGCAAGCGACCTCGGGGAACCCTGGATGATATCCTGGACAACAGGCCCACATTCGACCCTGGAGAAGAAAAGATACTACGAGCGGATTACGCCGGTAACGTGACTCTGATTGACGACCAAATCGGAGAGATCCTATTGGCGATCGAAGCACGTGGTGAGCTTGACGATACGGTGATTCTTCTGGTCTCTGATCACGGCGAAATGAACGGTGATTGTGGAATTCTTGCGAAAAGCAATTTTATGAATGGCGCCGTTCGCGTACCCCTGGTGATTCGGACCCCTGACACCGTCGGTCGTTCGGCTGCTGGAAAGACATGCGCAAGCCATACGGAGTGGTTTGATGCGGGGCCGACACTAGCTGAACTAGCGGGAGGGGAAATCGAGTATCCCCAGTTTGCGAAATCCCTCTGCCCGATGCTTGCAGACCCCTCGATCGAACACCGGAGCGAGGCGATTTCGGAATATGGCGGAGATGTCATGCTGTTGAATCATGATTGGAAGATTGCACTCAACAAAGAAGGAGAGGCCTACCTGCTGTTTGACGTGAAGAACGATCCGAGTGAGGTGAATAACCTGGTTGGAAGAGCCGATATGGCTGACGTGGAGAATTCTCTGAAGCTGAGGATCCTGGAACGAATGATGGAGAGTCAAGTTTATACAGGGGCCAGGTTCGCGGGTTGA
- a CDS encoding phytanoyl-CoA dioxygenase family protein, producing MIGESEIAQFEEVGAVTIDTPFSKARLDRVSRVFDRMLPFEGSEDGKPTQYRVGQRYFLEPELLNLIQDPFLEAVAKKTLGADVVHFFNAFIVTSYPQPGAIFSFSEHVDIKYSLSDLDATPKQMLCSCLLWLSDVTKKRAPLMYRPGSHRLIAEDVEKHGTYIQNPVPFRELPELSFADPVPLLAKAGQMTVCTTAMVHGASINIDTFPRKVMFIVFKPAGYTIDANMKSIEVREQYYRELRNHLREDRLGILEMS from the coding sequence ATGATTGGCGAATCTGAAATTGCACAATTTGAAGAGGTCGGGGCGGTAACTATCGATACGCCTTTTAGTAAAGCGCGGCTGGATCGCGTTTCGAGGGTTTTTGATCGGATGCTGCCGTTTGAAGGCTCAGAAGATGGGAAACCGACCCAGTATCGTGTGGGGCAACGGTATTTTCTCGAGCCTGAATTGCTGAATCTGATCCAGGATCCGTTTTTGGAAGCTGTGGCGAAAAAGACCTTGGGGGCCGATGTCGTGCATTTTTTTAATGCGTTTATTGTCACTTCCTATCCACAGCCCGGCGCAATATTCAGTTTTTCCGAACATGTGGATATTAAATATAGCCTTTCAGACCTGGATGCCACACCCAAACAGATGCTTTGCAGTTGTCTCCTCTGGTTGAGCGATGTGACGAAAAAACGGGCACCTCTCATGTACCGACCCGGTAGCCACCGTTTGATTGCAGAGGATGTGGAAAAGCATGGGACTTATATTCAGAATCCAGTCCCATTTCGAGAACTTCCCGAGTTGTCTTTTGCCGATCCGGTTCCTTTGCTTGCAAAGGCAGGACAGATGACGGTTTGCACCACGGCAATGGTCCACGGCGCATCTATCAATATTGATACGTTTCCCCGGAAAGTGATGTTTATTGTGTTTAAGCCCGCAGGATATACCATTGATGCTAACATGAAAAGCATAGAAGTCCGAGAACAATATTATCGCGAGTTGAGAAATCATTTGCGTGAAGATCGATTGGGCATTCTCGAAATGAGTTGA
- a CDS encoding exo-alpha-sialidase, translating into MRQLENGLSERTLAFEPGFEVHGEVVCRTFQPSYVVTRAGVLIAFCQGRLRGGRDDDPKVILTSRSSDWGATWSPARAVSGRITHYAVSAYLSERDGRERVSVLSMVDLRGTENIYDKDYGEMRAQSGIDIDAVGRDTPMVLCRFDSDDDGDTWTMETLLGDRSPLNHRYSDGTLIMFNAVGQVHAITQGPHRGRYVLGGPVTVVPEGEAVTNYFRNHPQSGSAVIYSDDQGETWRVDGFITDYLANEASAVSVNRGEELLLVRRLNSRGMLEAHTPLAEVRPGPVQRIAHTSTDCGKTWSRPFLVDISGVLCHGTLARGGRRLLFSIPNGSGLPESERQHATERQRGAIYFSDDEGQAWRHKVIEPETFSYSTVGPLNESQYITLYACSSMGQEGVGCRVFEDAWLDA; encoded by the coding sequence ATGAGGCAGCTTGAAAATGGATTGAGTGAACGGACGCTGGCTTTTGAGCCTGGGTTTGAGGTGCACGGTGAGGTGGTGTGTCGTACGTTTCAGCCGTCGTATGTCGTTACGCGCGCTGGCGTGTTGATCGCCTTTTGTCAGGGTAGGTTGCGCGGAGGCCGCGACGACGATCCGAAGGTGATTCTGACGAGCAGGAGCAGCGATTGGGGCGCGACGTGGTCGCCAGCGAGGGCTGTTTCGGGTCGGATCACCCACTACGCGGTGTCTGCGTATCTTTCCGAACGAGATGGACGCGAGCGCGTGTCCGTTCTGTCTATGGTTGATTTGCGAGGTACAGAGAATATTTACGACAAGGACTATGGCGAGATGCGGGCGCAGTCCGGTATCGATATCGATGCCGTGGGGCGCGATACGCCCATGGTTCTTTGCCGGTTTGATTCGGATGACGATGGCGATACCTGGACTATGGAGACGTTGCTCGGGGACCGGTCGCCTCTGAACCACCGCTATTCCGATGGTACGCTGATTATGTTTAACGCGGTGGGGCAGGTTCACGCGATTACGCAGGGTCCGCATCGGGGGCGGTACGTTCTGGGGGGACCTGTTACTGTGGTGCCCGAGGGAGAGGCCGTTACGAATTATTTTCGCAACCATCCCCAGTCCGGTTCTGCCGTTATCTACAGCGATGATCAGGGCGAGACCTGGCGCGTGGATGGCTTTATCACGGATTATCTTGCCAACGAAGCTTCCGCTGTGTCGGTTAACCGCGGTGAGGAATTGTTGCTCGTTCGCAGGCTGAATTCGCGCGGTATGCTCGAAGCCCACACCCCTCTCGCGGAGGTGCGTCCCGGTCCTGTGCAGCGCATTGCCCATACTTCGACGGATTGTGGCAAGACGTGGTCCAGGCCCTTTCTCGTCGATATCAGTGGGGTGCTCTGCCATGGCACACTTGCCCGGGGCGGGAGGCGTCTGCTCTTTTCTATTCCCAATGGCTCCGGTCTGCCCGAATCCGAGCGGCAGCACGCCACAGAGCGCCAGCGCGGTGCGATCTATTTTAGCGATGACGAAGGTCAGGCATGGCGCCATAAGGTTATCGAACCAGAGACTTTCTCCTACAGCACTGTTGGTCCCCTCAATGAATCCCAGTATATCACGCTCTACGCATGCAGTTCCATGGGGCAGGAGGGCGTCGGATGTCGGGTGTTTGAGGATGCGTGGCTGGATGCTTAG